The genomic stretch TATCGACTATCCGTTTGCAGACAGCAAAACCGTCAAGAGCCTTCTCGAGTCTTTTAGTAAATCAGAGGATAAACTTGCTTACCCCAAACTTGGCGCCCACATGGGTTACCCCATTTTATTAGGCGTTGCTGCTCTTAAGCGTCTTCTTGAAACACCCACCCGCATGAGCCTTGGTACGTTTATTCAAAGCCAAGGTTCTAAAAACTGCGAAGTGCCAACCACAGATCCCCGGGTCGTCATCTCAGTCAACCTTCCAGAACAGGCTGCTGCCTTAGGTGTTAAGTCACCCGAGCAATTTCGTCGATACTCGTAACCCCCTGGAGTACCAGCTCCATACCCACCTGTCGTAAAGACTTCATCCCACGCTGCTGGATCAATGCTTTAAGCTCACGGCGGTTTAGTTCTGAAGACTTCATCACATCTGAAAGCTCGTCATCAATTTCCAAAACTTCCATAATGGCAGTTCGCCCAGAGAACCCCGTCTTGTTACACTTCTCACAGCCAACAGCTCGGTACAAAAAGCGCTCTTCGTCCTCAGCAATGCCAAAGAATTGTCGTGCTGCATGATTCATCGGAACCTTCTGTGCACATCCGGGGCACAGTTTACGCACCAAACGCTGACTCACAATAGCGCGTAAGGCCGATGCCACCACAAAGCGCTCTAGACCCATATCGAGTAATCGAACGAAGGTATCCACTGCACCGTTGGTGTGAAGCGTCGAAAAGACGAGGTGTCCTGTAAGCGATGCTTTTAAAGCTATCTCTGCGGTTTCTCGGTCCCGCATCTCACCCACTAAGATCACATCAGGGTCTTGTCTCAAAATAGAACGAAGTCCTGATGCAAAGTCGAATCCAATTTTTGAGTAAACTTGCCCCTGTATAATCGAGTCAAACCGGTACTCGATAGGATCCTCTAGAGTCATAATATTGCGCTGAGTCGACTCGAGTTCTTTAAGCAATGCATAGATTGTCGTTGTCTTGCCTGCACCCGTAGGTCCACAAACAAGAATCATACCCTCGGAATGCGCCACCATACGGCGAAAAGATTTTTCATGATGAGAGTTCAAACCCAAGCTTGCAATATCAGGCACATCTCGACTCGTAGACAGGAGTCGCAAAACGACCTTCTCTCCATATTCGGTGGGAAAGCTCGACAACCGGATTGGAACAATCAACTTTCCAATACGAACTTCAAAGGCGCCATCTTGTGGCAAACGCTTCTGAGCAATGTCCAACTGCGACATAACCTTAAGTCGGCTGACAACAGAGCCTGCAAGCCCAACTGCGATCGGCGGTCGCTCTACCAACACACCGTCAACGCGGTACCGTACGCGAATACGATTGGTACGCGGCTCGATATGAATATCACTGCTTCCTTCATGATGAGCCCGCAAAATCATGCGATTCACCAATTGGACGACATCAACATCATTTTGTTCAGGTGCTCCGGCGCTCATGGGGCCGTTCCTTTCGTATTAGGGTCCACTTCTACACTGCGTCTCACGGTTCTCTCACAGAAATTCCACATCTCAAAGTGAAAGCAACTTGAAGCGCGGCTCAATTCGCTCTAAGTGCTATCCTATTGAGATCCTTTCTAACGGGGACATGCTATGCAACCAAATCGCTTCGTATACAGCGCTCTCATCGCCACCTTCCTCGGCTCCCTTCTCGTCCAAGGGGCCTGTACAAGTGATAGCTCCGTCAAAGAGCTTAAATGTCCCAAAGGGGCACAAGCCTATGGTGGCCGCCCCCCGTTTGGTAACCGAGAGTATTGTGGACGCCCCGGCCCAAGTGACCAACCAGAGGCCATCACCAACCACGGGCCCTGGAGATACTGGTGGCCCAATGGCAAACGTCAACATCAAGGTTATTACAAGGACGGGCAAAAAGAAGGCAAATTCACCCAATGGGCTGACTCGGGTCAAAAAATTACCGAGGGTAAATATGAACGAAATCGCAAACAGGGCACTTGGAAACGCTGGAACCGTCAGGGCAAGATTCAAGAAAAGATTCAATATGTTGATGGGAAGATTCATGGCTTTCGCTCTCTTTACGACCGAGACGGTATCCTTGAAACAGAGCTCGTTTATGAAGCTGGTGAATTAATAGGAAGAAAAGATGAGCTCGACTAAACCCTCAAATCCGGTTCATTGTCTCGTACGAGCCGTGCCTGAGAACTTTGCATCCTGCCTTCGAGAAGATCCGGTATCCATCGACCGAGAAAAAGCGGTCGCCCAACATGAAGGTTATGTTTCTCTTCTCAGGCAACATTCCAAATCTTTGAGCTTCGTCCCGGTGCCCGTAGGACACGCAGACAGCGTTTATATTGAAGATGTAGCGGTTGTTCTTGATTCGCATGCACTCGTGACCCGGCCTGGTGCCCCTTCTCGGCGAGCGGAAACGGGCGGCATTGCAGATGCTTTGCGTCCATTTTGCACTCTTCATATCACCGAAGCGCCTGCCCTTTTAGATGGTGGAGACGTTATGAGACTGGGCAACGAGCTTCTGGTTGGACTGTCTCAACGCACCAACATTCAAGGGTTTGAAAAACTTCAGGAAGTCGCGCATCTCGACGGTATTCGAGCACACGCACTTCAGGTAAAAGAGGGCCTTCATTTAAAATCAGCGATGACCGCTCTCGATAACCGCACCATCATTTACGACCCAGCCGTGATGAACCCGCTTGAGATTGCAGACCTAAGCCTTACTTGGTTAGCTGCCCCGGAACCTCTCGGCGCCAACGTTCTAGTATTTGGCGACGTTACCATCGTTTCCGAAGATGCTCCGCAAACAGCTAAGCTTCTTCGCCAGCGAGGCCACCCCGTTGAAACCGTTCAAGTCACTGAACTTCATAAAGGTGACGGCGCACTGACCTGCCTTTCTCTTCGCATC from Deltaproteobacteria bacterium encodes the following:
- a CDS encoding type II/IV secretion system protein — encoded protein: MSAGAPEQNDVDVVQLVNRMILRAHHEGSSDIHIEPRTNRIRVRYRVDGVLVERPPIAVGLAGSVVSRLKVMSQLDIAQKRLPQDGAFEVRIGKLIVPIRLSSFPTEYGEKVVLRLLSTSRDVPDIASLGLNSHHEKSFRRMVAHSEGMILVCGPTGAGKTTTIYALLKELESTQRNIMTLEDPIEYRFDSIIQGQVYSKIGFDFASGLRSILRQDPDVILVGEMRDRETAEIALKASLTGHLVFSTLHTNGAVDTFVRLLDMGLERFVVASALRAIVSQRLVRKLCPGCAQKVPMNHAARQFFGIAEDEERFLYRAVGCEKCNKTGFSGRTAIMEVLEIDDELSDVMKSSELNRRELKALIQQRGMKSLRQVGMELVLQGVTSIDEIARVT
- a CDS encoding N(G),N(G)-dimethylarginine dimethylaminohydrolase, yielding MSSTKPSNPVHCLVRAVPENFASCLREDPVSIDREKAVAQHEGYVSLLRQHSKSLSFVPVPVGHADSVYIEDVAVVLDSHALVTRPGAPSRRAETGGIADALRPFCTLHITEAPALLDGGDVMRLGNELLVGLSQRTNIQGFEKLQEVAHLDGIRAHALQVKEGLHLKSAMTALDNRTIIYDPAVMNPLEIADLSLTWLAAPEPLGANVLVFGDVTIVSEDAPQTAKLLRQRGHPVETVQVTELHKGDGALTCLSLRIAAPDSWTV